The Candidatus Methylacidiphilales bacterium genome contains a region encoding:
- a CDS encoding PTS sugar transporter subunit IIA has translation MSLASLFQGECFLPGLRGKTKEAVFHEMVSHLVSTKRIPADLSQIIVESLMDRENKLTTSVGEGIALPHASIQGLPQVVVIAGRHSEGLECSATDGKPVIFFLMVLVPSNDYAAHLRTLAEIGKFFSKPGMKQNLAGVENREQLLRLIRAS, from the coding sequence ATGTCTTTGGCCAGCTTGTTTCAGGGAGAGTGTTTTTTACCCGGACTCCGGGGAAAAACAAAGGAAGCCGTTTTTCATGAAATGGTTTCCCACCTTGTCAGCACCAAACGCATACCCGCAGACCTGTCCCAGATCATCGTCGAATCCCTCATGGATCGTGAAAACAAACTCACCACCTCGGTGGGAGAAGGCATTGCTCTGCCCCATGCCTCCATACAGGGATTGCCACAGGTCGTCGTTATTGCAGGCAGGCATTCCGAGGGACTCGAATGTTCCGCAACCGATGGCAAACCCGTCATCTTTTTTTTGATGGTTCTGGTGCCCTCCAATGATTATGCGGCTCATCTGCGCACGCTCGCCGAAATCGGAAAATTTTTCAGCAAACCCGGCATGAAACAAAATCTGGCCGGTGTCGAAAATCGTGAACAACTTCTGCGCCTGATACGAGCGTCCTGA